The following are encoded in a window of Roseivirga misakiensis genomic DNA:
- a CDS encoding DUF2911 domain-containing protein, with translation MKKTFLTLASLLILGLTTNVALAQRGPAASPLAKVEQKIGNTTMQISYSRPSLDGRDANKLVNGLNKGGTWRTGADRNTLISFDKDVTIGGQALKAGNYSLWTIPGKSEWTIVISGHTDKWGTSYDNSKDVLRFSAKATESKDAVETFRIDLTDFDKNSKDKANLELAWGNISVKFPIVVKN, from the coding sequence ATGAAAAAGACTTTTTTAACATTAGCCTCACTTTTAATCCTAGGATTAACGACAAACGTAGCCTTAGCGCAACGTGGACCAGCAGCCAGCCCACTGGCGAAGGTTGAACAAAAAATTGGAAATACGACGATGCAGATCTCTTACAGCAGACCAAGTCTTGATGGAAGGGATGCCAATAAGTTGGTAAATGGCTTAAACAAAGGCGGAACTTGGAGAACTGGTGCCGATAGAAATACGCTCATTAGTTTCGATAAAGATGTGACCATCGGTGGTCAAGCTTTGAAGGCAGGTAACTATTCTCTATGGACGATTCCAGGAAAATCTGAATGGACTATTGTCATTAGTGGCCATACTGATAAATGGGGAACCTCTTATGATAATTCGAAAGATGTATTGAGGTTTTCTGCTAAAGCAACTGAATCTAAAGATGCTGTGGAAACTTTTAGAATTGACTTGACTGATTTTGACAAGAATTCTAAAGACAAGGCCAATTTAGAGTTGGCTTGGGGTAATATATCAGTGAAGTTTCCGATTGTAGTAAAAAATTAA
- a CDS encoding ATP-binding protein → MASDQLKSLLLALEASPENVQLRKLVAQQAVKENEWLAVEGQAKVLLQIDPTDIEAKYLLAKAYFHNEAFSTAIIVLEELLDIRPDQLDYLQLYCQTLLKDGSTGQARDTYQRILLIDPNFKNEAFDAEFRVSSSPSNFEPIEQDFAERTLGMQRPSTNFSHVGGMEVVKKEIDLKIIKPFLHPELYKAYGKKAGGGILLYGPPGCGKTHIARATAGEVNANFLTIGINDILDAWLGNSERNLHQIFEIARKNAPCVLFIDEVDALGANRSEMKGSAGRNVINQFLSELDGVDVDNEGVLILAATNSPWHMDPAFKRPGRFDRMIFVSPPDQEARKSIFEIMLAEKPTGKIDMDKLAKKTPEFSGADIQSMIDISIEGKLELAFKTGVPQPIETSDLLNAGKKMVASTKEWFTKARNYAIYANDSGLYDDVLKYLKIKK, encoded by the coding sequence ATGGCCTCAGACCAACTAAAATCATTGCTTTTAGCTTTAGAAGCATCCCCTGAAAATGTCCAACTAAGAAAGTTAGTGGCCCAGCAGGCTGTCAAAGAAAACGAATGGTTGGCTGTTGAGGGCCAAGCTAAAGTACTGCTCCAGATCGATCCAACAGATATAGAAGCCAAATACTTGTTGGCCAAAGCCTATTTTCACAATGAAGCCTTTTCAACGGCCATCATAGTATTAGAGGAGTTGTTGGATATTAGACCAGATCAACTCGACTATTTGCAATTGTATTGTCAAACCTTGTTAAAAGATGGCAGTACTGGGCAAGCACGCGATACTTATCAGCGAATCTTATTAATCGATCCGAACTTCAAAAATGAAGCCTTCGATGCTGAATTTCGGGTGAGCAGCTCACCTTCTAATTTTGAGCCAATCGAACAAGACTTTGCCGAGCGCACTTTGGGCATGCAGAGACCGTCGACCAACTTTTCACATGTCGGTGGTATGGAAGTGGTCAAAAAAGAGATTGATTTAAAGATTATTAAGCCATTTCTACATCCCGAACTCTACAAAGCTTATGGTAAGAAAGCTGGCGGCGGGATTCTGCTTTATGGACCACCGGGCTGCGGTAAAACTCATATTGCCAGGGCCACCGCTGGAGAGGTAAATGCGAATTTCTTGACGATCGGCATAAACGATATTCTTGATGCTTGGCTGGGAAACAGTGAACGAAACCTACACCAGATTTTCGAGATTGCGCGTAAAAATGCCCCTTGTGTTCTCTTCATTGACGAAGTCGATGCTCTCGGTGCAAATAGAAGTGAGATGAAGGGGTCGGCAGGTAGAAATGTCATTAATCAGTTTCTTTCGGAATTGGATGGGGTAGATGTAGATAATGAAGGTGTTTTGATTCTGGCTGCTACAAATTCTCCTTGGCATATGGATCCTGCATTCAAACGACCTGGTCGGTTTGATCGAATGATATTCGTCTCTCCGCCAGATCAAGAGGCTCGTAAATCTATTTTCGAGATTATGCTGGCCGAAAAGCCAACAGGAAAAATTGATATGGATAAACTGGCGAAGAAAACACCCGAGTTTTCAGGCGCTGATATTCAATCAATGATTGACATAAGCATAGAGGGAAAACTAGAATTAGCCTTTAAAACAGGCGTACCACAACCAATTGAAACGAGTGACCTACTCAATGCAGGCAAAAAGATGGTGGCTTCAACCAAGGAATGGTTTACAAAAGCTAGAAATTACGCCATTTATGCCAATGATTCAGGCTTGTATGACGATGTGTTGAAATACTTGAAGATCAAAAAGTAG
- a CDS encoding DNA-3-methyladenine glycosylase codes for MKLTRDFYERPNVVEIAKDVLGKTLHTKINGVYTAAIVTEVEAYAGRNDKACHANNGLRSKRTEVMYGQGGFSYVYLCYGIHHLFNIVTNKKDFADAILIRGVEPLIGLEAMQLRRNMTKANPRLSSGPGILSQALGIRTKDHYGLDLLGDTIWLSDGREITNHEIGTSPRIGVDYAGEDALKPWRFYIKDNRWLSKR; via the coding sequence ATGAAACTTACTAGAGACTTTTATGAAAGGCCAAATGTCGTGGAAATTGCCAAAGATGTACTCGGTAAGACTTTACATACAAAGATAAATGGGGTATATACCGCCGCGATCGTTACGGAAGTAGAAGCATACGCGGGAAGAAACGATAAAGCTTGTCATGCCAATAATGGTCTCAGGAGTAAACGTACGGAAGTGATGTACGGTCAAGGTGGGTTTAGCTACGTTTACCTATGCTATGGCATTCATCACCTTTTTAACATCGTTACCAACAAAAAAGATTTTGCAGACGCTATTCTCATTAGAGGTGTAGAGCCCTTAATAGGATTAGAAGCAATGCAATTACGTCGTAATATGACCAAAGCTAATCCACGGCTCAGTTCAGGTCCAGGTATTCTTAGCCAGGCGCTCGGTATTCGTACCAAAGATCACTATGGACTTGATCTGTTAGGTGATACGATTTGGTTGTCAGATGGGCGAGAAATTACAAATCATGAAATCGGCACTTCACCGAGAATTGGTGTCGATTACGCTGGTGAAGATGCCCTGAAACCATGGCGTTTTTATATCAAAGACAACCGATGGTTAAGTAAAAGGTAA
- a CDS encoding DUF2911 domain-containing protein, which yields MRKTYSTMIALMLTVSAFAQIKMPPPSPTFELKGTVGLAEVKVVYSRPSAKGREVAGNLIPYNEVWRTGANASTKISFSADVKLNGNAVPAGDYALYTMFTEETATIILSKNLTWWGSLGYNAKDDLLRFDVPVKHPSSHYETFTMSFSDFTMNSANLNMKWEHTKAMFSIESDVDASVMADIQAQVIDATPENPGVYFQAAGYYYETERDSKLALNWVNKALDASPEKQYWVVHLKAKLLARMGMKKDAMAAAKESITLAKAGGNPDYVRLNEKLIADLK from the coding sequence ATGAGAAAGACATATTCTACCATGATCGCATTAATGCTCACCGTTAGTGCTTTTGCCCAAATTAAAATGCCACCACCAAGCCCTACTTTTGAATTAAAAGGAACGGTTGGTTTAGCTGAAGTTAAAGTGGTTTATTCCAGACCTAGTGCTAAAGGTCGTGAGGTTGCCGGGAACCTAATCCCATATAATGAAGTATGGAGAACCGGTGCAAACGCATCGACTAAAATATCATTTAGTGCAGATGTAAAATTGAACGGAAATGCTGTTCCAGCTGGTGATTATGCACTTTACACCATGTTTACAGAAGAAACTGCCACTATTATCTTAAGCAAAAATCTTACTTGGTGGGGATCGCTCGGTTATAATGCCAAAGATGACCTTTTGAGGTTTGATGTACCTGTTAAACACCCAAGTAGTCACTACGAGACTTTCACGATGAGCTTTTCTGATTTCACAATGAATTCAGCTAATCTGAATATGAAATGGGAACACACTAAAGCGATGTTCTCGATTGAAAGTGATGTTGATGCTAGCGTGATGGCGGATATTCAAGCGCAAGTAATTGATGCTACACCAGAAAATCCAGGTGTATATTTTCAAGCTGCTGGGTATTATTATGAGACGGAAAGGGATTCTAAACTTGCTTTAAACTGGGTGAATAAGGCATTAGATGCTAGTCCTGAAAAGCAGTATTGGGTGGTTCACTTAAAAGCTAAACTTTTGGCCAGAATGGGTATGAAAAAGGATGCAATGGCTGCGGCTAAAGAATCTATAACCTTGGCTAAGGCGGGTGGTAACCCTGATTATGTTAGATTAAACGAAAAGCTAATTGCCGATTTGAAATAA